In one Dermatophagoides farinae isolate YC_2012a chromosome 4, ASM2471394v1, whole genome shotgun sequence genomic region, the following are encoded:
- the LOC124489901 gene encoding pyrroline-5-carboxylate reductase 3: MASRPPTSSNTRGTKKTRRGGADCNTARIGFIGAGKIATSIITGLVSQRGQVDPKRIYVSAPTTINTDSFKVTYPGIHISKRNIDIFGRFDCDIVFICCPPNVIRNLYKIGGSRPAALTTNFIPNMRHPVYIFSLVFGFTTEQIKECLLNPENPERYTAKFFRCVISHPIAFGVGHWWIDIEPDSANFPNIVREIFTRISLIEYAPESLLDTICIIAGSNITFCYYFINAIADGAVKKGMPRKLAVKFAAKVASSASQTVLTTGTNATQLKEDASSPSGGAIYGQMILDKSEVASGICGAIEASYKRSQTLAMTGKTENTE; encoded by the exons atggcaTCACGaccaccaacatcatcaaacacacgtggaacgaaaaaaacacgaCGTGGCGGTGCCGATTGTAATACGGCACGTATTGGGTTTATTGGTGCTGGTAAAATAGCAACTTCCATCATCACCGGTCTTGTATCACAACGTGGCCAAGTGGATCCAAAACGTATCTATGTATCAGCACCAACTACAATCAATACGGATTCATTCAAAGTTACCTATCCGGGTATTCATATATCGAAAAgaaatatcgatatttttggccgttttgattgtgatattgtatttatttgttgtccACCAAATGTTATTCGtaatttatataaaattgGTGGATCGCGGCCAGCAGCATTGACCACAAATTTTATACCAAATATGCGACATCCAGTTTATATATTTAGTCTTGTATTTGGTTTCACCACTGAACAGATAAAAGAATGTCTATTGAATCCCGAAAATCCAGAACGATATACGgccaaattttttcgttgtgtAATTAGTCATCCAATTGCATTTGGTGTTGGCCATTGGTGGATCGATATCGAACCGGATAGTGCAAATTTTCCTAATATTGTACGTGAAATTTTCACACGTATTTCATTGATCGAATATGCACCGGAATCACTTCTCGATACCATATGTATTATTGCCGGTTCCAATATAACATTT tgttattattttatcaatgCTATTGCTGATGGTGCTGTGAAAAAAGGAATGCCACGAAAATTGGCCGTAAAATTTGCGGCTAAAGTtgcatcatcagcatcacaAACAGTATTAACAACGGGTACAAATGCTACTCAATTAAAAGAAGATGCAAGCAGTCCATCCGGTGGTGCTATCTATGGACAAATGATATTGGATAAAAGTGAAGTTGCATCCGGTATTTGTGGTGCAATTGAAGCATCATATAAACGATCACAAACATTAGCAATGACGGGTAAAACAGAGAATACCGAATGA